In one window of Rhinopithecus roxellana isolate Shanxi Qingling chromosome 15, ASM756505v1, whole genome shotgun sequence DNA:
- the EIF3M gene encoding eukaryotic translation initiation factor 3 subunit M isoform X1, protein MSVPAFIDISEEDQVRRCMLTQAAELRAYLKSKGAEISEENSEGGLHVDLAQIIEACDVCLKEDDKDVESVMNSVVSLLLILEPDKQEALIESLCEKLVKFREGERPSLRLQLLSNLFHGMDKNTPVRYTVYCSLIKVAASCGAIQYIPTELDQVRKWISDWNLTTEKKHTLLRLLYEALVDCKKSDAASKVMVELLGSYTEDNASQARVDAHRCIVRALKDPNAFLFDHLLTLKPVKFLEGELIHDLLTIFVSAKLASYVKFYQNNKDFIDSLGLLHEQNMAKMRLLTFMGMAVENKEISFDTMQQELQIGADDVEAFVIDAVRTKMVYCKIDQTQRKVVVSHSTHRTFGKQQWQQLYDTLNAWKQNLNKVKNSLLSLSDT, encoded by the exons ATGAGCGTCCCGGCCTTCATCGACATCAGTGAGGAAGATCAG GTCCGAAGATGCATGCTGACTCAG GCTGCGGAGCTTCGTGCTTATCTGAAATCTAAAGGAGCTGAGATTTCAGAAGAGAACTCAGAAGGTGGACTTCATGTTGATTTAGCTCAAATTATTGAAGCCTGTGATGTGTGTCTGAAGGAGGATGATAaag ATGTTGAAAGTGTAATGAACAGTGTGGTATCCCTACTCTTGATCCTGGAACCAGACAAGCAAGAAGCTTTGATTGAAAGCCTATGTGAAAAGCTGGTCAAATTTCGCGAAGGTGAACGCCCATCTCTGAGACTGCAGTT GTTAAGCAACCTTTTCCATGGGATGGACAAGAATACTCCTGTAAGATATACAGTGTATTGCAGCCTTATTAAAGTGGCAGCATCTTGTGGGGCCATCCAGTACATTCCCACTGAGCTGGATCAA GTTAGAAAATGGATTTCTGACTGGAATCTCACCACTGAAAAAAAGCACACCCTTTTAAGACTACTTTATGAGGCCCTTGTGGATTGTAAGAAGAG TGATGCTGCTTCAAAAGTCATGGTGGAATTGCTTGGAAGTTACACAGAGGATAATGCTTCCCAGGCTCGAGTTGATGCCCACAG GTGTATTGTACGAGCATTGAAAGAcccaaatgcatttctttttgacCACCTTCTTACTTTAAAACCAGTCAAGTTTTTGGAAGGCGAGCTTATTCATGAT CTTTTAACCATTTTTGTGAGTGCTAAATTGGCATCATATGTCAAGTTTTATCAGAATAATAAAGACTTCATTGATTCACTTG GCCTATTACATgaacagaatatggcaaaaatGAGACTACTTACTTTTATGGGAATGGcagtggaaaataaagaaatttcttttgATACAATGCAGCAAGAACTTCAGATTGGAGCTGATGATGTTGAAGCATTTGTTATTGACG CGGTAAGAACTAAAATGGTCTACTGCAAAATTGATCAGACCCAGAGAAAAGTAGTTGTCAG tcaTAGCACACATCGGACATTTGGAAAACAGCAGTGGCAACAACTGTATGACACACTTAATGCCTGGAAACAAAATCTGAACAAAGTGAAAAACAGCCTTTTGAGTCTTTCTGATACCTGA
- the EIF3M gene encoding eukaryotic translation initiation factor 3 subunit M isoform X2, protein MSVPAFIDISEEDQAAELRAYLKSKGAEISEENSEGGLHVDLAQIIEACDVCLKEDDKDVESVMNSVVSLLLILEPDKQEALIESLCEKLVKFREGERPSLRLQLLSNLFHGMDKNTPVRYTVYCSLIKVAASCGAIQYIPTELDQVRKWISDWNLTTEKKHTLLRLLYEALVDCKKSDAASKVMVELLGSYTEDNASQARVDAHRCIVRALKDPNAFLFDHLLTLKPVKFLEGELIHDLLTIFVSAKLASYVKFYQNNKDFIDSLGLLHEQNMAKMRLLTFMGMAVENKEISFDTMQQELQIGADDVEAFVIDAVRTKMVYCKIDQTQRKVVVSHSTHRTFGKQQWQQLYDTLNAWKQNLNKVKNSLLSLSDT, encoded by the exons ATGAGCGTCCCGGCCTTCATCGACATCAGTGAGGAAGATCAG GCTGCGGAGCTTCGTGCTTATCTGAAATCTAAAGGAGCTGAGATTTCAGAAGAGAACTCAGAAGGTGGACTTCATGTTGATTTAGCTCAAATTATTGAAGCCTGTGATGTGTGTCTGAAGGAGGATGATAaag ATGTTGAAAGTGTAATGAACAGTGTGGTATCCCTACTCTTGATCCTGGAACCAGACAAGCAAGAAGCTTTGATTGAAAGCCTATGTGAAAAGCTGGTCAAATTTCGCGAAGGTGAACGCCCATCTCTGAGACTGCAGTT GTTAAGCAACCTTTTCCATGGGATGGACAAGAATACTCCTGTAAGATATACAGTGTATTGCAGCCTTATTAAAGTGGCAGCATCTTGTGGGGCCATCCAGTACATTCCCACTGAGCTGGATCAA GTTAGAAAATGGATTTCTGACTGGAATCTCACCACTGAAAAAAAGCACACCCTTTTAAGACTACTTTATGAGGCCCTTGTGGATTGTAAGAAGAG TGATGCTGCTTCAAAAGTCATGGTGGAATTGCTTGGAAGTTACACAGAGGATAATGCTTCCCAGGCTCGAGTTGATGCCCACAG GTGTATTGTACGAGCATTGAAAGAcccaaatgcatttctttttgacCACCTTCTTACTTTAAAACCAGTCAAGTTTTTGGAAGGCGAGCTTATTCATGAT CTTTTAACCATTTTTGTGAGTGCTAAATTGGCATCATATGTCAAGTTTTATCAGAATAATAAAGACTTCATTGATTCACTTG GCCTATTACATgaacagaatatggcaaaaatGAGACTACTTACTTTTATGGGAATGGcagtggaaaataaagaaatttcttttgATACAATGCAGCAAGAACTTCAGATTGGAGCTGATGATGTTGAAGCATTTGTTATTGACG CGGTAAGAACTAAAATGGTCTACTGCAAAATTGATCAGACCCAGAGAAAAGTAGTTGTCAG tcaTAGCACACATCGGACATTTGGAAAACAGCAGTGGCAACAACTGTATGACACACTTAATGCCTGGAAACAAAATCTGAACAAAGTGAAAAACAGCCTTTTGAGTCTTTCTGATACCTGA